A region from the Chrysoperla carnea chromosome 4, inChrCarn1.1, whole genome shotgun sequence genome encodes:
- the LOC123298848 gene encoding basic helix-loop-helix transcription factor amos-like, with product MEAKYLQQQYDYPVIPSFTDGSSDGYHSPGPVSSPESLYSFPSPTPRRVSSSYNMQDINYYNNPHSGNGINDYNPNELCGNTTAMTYNTNTEFNQIWNYNEYQPKYEELQTPTYQKKSRQNIKHHKNEFWKNTSTVPKEYTVLESSRKNCDIKFNKQDVDGQQLHQSQSHPHQSQAQPGAEIIKKRRLAANARERRRMNSLNDAFDRLRDVVPSLGNDRKLSKFETLQMAQTYIAALHELLQRE from the coding sequence ATGGAAGCGAAATATCTACAACAACAATACGATTATCCAGTAATACCGTCATTTACGGATGGGTCATCTGATGGCTATCATTCACCAGGTCCTGTTTCAAGTCCTGAATCATTATACTCATTTCCATCACCAACTCCACGGCGTGTATCATCCTCATACAACATgcaagatattaattattacaataatccACATTCTGGCAACGGAATAAATGATTATAATCCGAATGAACTTTGTGGGAACACTACTGCTATGACATATAACACAAATACggaatttaatcaaatttggaATTATAATGAATATCAGCCTAAGTATGAGGAATTACAAACACCAACATATCAGAAAAAATCACGCCAAAATATTAAAcatcataaaaatgaattttggaaGAATACATCAACAGTGCCAAAAGAATATACGGTGTTGGAATCGAGTCGTAAAAAttgtgatataaaatttaacaaacaggATGTTGATGGACAACAGTTACATCAGTCACAAAGTCATCCTCATCAGTCACAAGCCCAACCGGGTgcggaaattattaaaaaacgacGTTTAGCAGCAAATGCAAGAGAACGTCGAAGAATGAATAGTTTAAATGATGCATTCGATCGACTGCGTGATGTGGTACCGTCATTAGGAAATGATCGAAAATTATCGAAGTTTGAAACGTTACAGATGGCTCAAACTTATATAGCGGCATTACACGAATTGTTACAACGTGAGTAG